The Chiloscyllium plagiosum isolate BGI_BamShark_2017 chromosome 43, ASM401019v2, whole genome shotgun sequence genome includes a window with the following:
- the LOC122543417 gene encoding interleukin-23 subunit alpha-like isoform X2 yields the protein MRLANIGKFPVQTLEHCPRNFKLNDSEDIPRIEVSDNCDPITLRTVPEACLKKIKEGLSYYRNQFSQLGNVEESMHNSDMRKFAYNLSKIILDLLKSIKNSDSSADDRTIDRVAADNRPVKIHKIRDWELNCTLFRTLERFQSFSSLVARVFGHPSGNPSEHQNTGDCGV from the exons ATGCGCCTGGCGAACATAGGGAAGTTCCCGGTTCAAACTTTG GAGCATTGCCCGagaaattttaaattgaatgacAGTGAGGACATCCCACGTATCGAAGTCAGTGATAactgtgaccccatcacactcaggACAGTTCCAGAG GCGTGCCTTAAGAAAATTAAAGAAGGCCTGTCATATTACCGCAATCAGTTCAGCCAACTTGGAAACGTGGAAGAGTCAATGCACAACAGCGACATGCGGAAATTTGCGTATAATCTTTCTAAAATCATCTTGGATCTCCTCAAGTCAATCAAG AACTCGGACAGCAGCGCAGATGACAGGACCATAGACAGAGTTGCTGCGGATAATAGGCCTGTCAAGATACACAAGATCAGAGATTGGGAGCTGAACTGTACATTGTTTAGAACACTTGAGAGATTTCAGTCCTTCTCATCTCTGGTGGCTCGTGTCTTTGGACATCCTTCAGGAAACCCTTCGGAACATCAGAACACTGGGGATTGTGGGGTATAG
- the LOC122543417 gene encoding interleukin-23 subunit alpha-like isoform X1 has product MKKCGELLTLILLLNVAGITSSVPDQLSSWTSCRILSRNLTSKAFNYMHGWEHCPRNFKLNDSEDIPRIEVSDNCDPITLRTVPEACLKKIKEGLSYYRNQFSQLGNVEESMHNSDMRKFAYNLSKIILDLLKSIKNSDSSADDRTIDRVAADNRPVKIHKIRDWELNCTLFRTLERFQSFSSLVARVFGHPSGNPSEHQNTGDCGV; this is encoded by the exons ATGAAAAAATGTGGCGAGTTGCTGACGCTCATCTTGCTGCTCAATGTGGCTGGGATCACGAGCTCAGTCCCCGATCAACTGTCCAGTTGGACATCCTGTCGAATTCTTTCCAGGAACCTCACTTCCAAGGCTTTTAACTACATGCATGGATGG GAGCATTGCCCGagaaattttaaattgaatgacAGTGAGGACATCCCACGTATCGAAGTCAGTGATAactgtgaccccatcacactcaggACAGTTCCAGAG GCGTGCCTTAAGAAAATTAAAGAAGGCCTGTCATATTACCGCAATCAGTTCAGCCAACTTGGAAACGTGGAAGAGTCAATGCACAACAGCGACATGCGGAAATTTGCGTATAATCTTTCTAAAATCATCTTGGATCTCCTCAAGTCAATCAAG AACTCGGACAGCAGCGCAGATGACAGGACCATAGACAGAGTTGCTGCGGATAATAGGCCTGTCAAGATACACAAGATCAGAGATTGGGAGCTGAACTGTACATTGTTTAGAACACTTGAGAGATTTCAGTCCTTCTCATCTCTGGTGGCTCGTGTCTTTGGACATCCTTCAGGAAACCCTTCGGAACATCAGAACACTGGGGATTGTGGGGTATAG